The following coding sequences lie in one Desulfobacterales bacterium genomic window:
- the dxs gene encoding 1-deoxy-D-xylulose-5-phosphate synthase: MSFLESIQSPSDLKKLSRSDLPALASEIRRRIVDVVSKNGGHLASSLGAVELAIAIHYVFNAPEDKIIWDVGHQTYAHKMLTGRLDKFHTLRKLGGVCGFTRMSESIYDAFTTGHSSTSISAGLGMSCAKYLKKDHSKVISVIGDGSMTAGLAFEGLNQAGGLQRDLIVILNDNDMSISRNVGALSSFLSRTFSAGYLQNLRKEVGDFLKSLPKIGEDVYDFAKRSEESFKAFVTPGMLFEAFNFDYFGPINGHNLNHLIDILENIKKLDGPVLLHVTTKKGKGYKPAEKNPIYFHGVGSFEIETGNSVPTKNSIPTYTEVFGDVMVRLAQKDSRIIAVTAAMPEGTGLGKFASLFPERFFDVGIAEQHSVTFSAGMAAEGFKPVVAIYSTFLQRAYDQILHDVCIESLPVVFAIDRAGIVGEDGATHHGLFDMSYLRSMPNMIVMAPKDENELCRMMVTALSHEGPIAVRYPRGHAEGVSIDSELVPVPIGKGEILTHGQDIVILAIGRPVRDALQAYDMLSSQGISATVVNCRFIKPLDQDLITGLVRKIPRVITIEEHVRQGGFGTAVLECLTDEGLTGFHIIRMGVQDTFVEHGPQKLLRSRYKIDADEIVISAVRLMKNEFSKNKT, from the coding sequence TTGAGTTTTCTTGAAAGTATTCAATCTCCTTCTGATTTGAAGAAGCTTTCGCGATCTGATCTTCCGGCTCTGGCTTCAGAAATTCGCAGACGCATTGTTGATGTCGTGTCAAAAAATGGTGGTCACCTGGCTTCCAGCCTGGGTGCGGTGGAACTTGCGATAGCCATCCACTACGTATTCAATGCGCCCGAAGATAAAATTATCTGGGATGTAGGCCATCAAACGTATGCGCACAAGATGCTGACGGGTCGGCTTGACAAATTTCACACCCTGAGGAAACTGGGAGGGGTTTGCGGCTTTACCCGAATGAGTGAAAGCATCTACGATGCATTTACAACCGGTCATAGCAGCACCTCCATATCGGCAGGGCTGGGCATGTCCTGCGCGAAGTATTTAAAGAAGGATCATTCGAAAGTCATTTCGGTGATCGGGGACGGTTCCATGACCGCCGGGCTGGCCTTTGAAGGTCTGAATCAGGCCGGAGGCCTCCAGCGCGATCTGATAGTGATTCTCAATGACAACGACATGTCGATTTCGCGAAATGTCGGTGCCCTCTCCTCTTTCCTGAGCCGGACATTTTCAGCCGGATATCTTCAGAACCTGCGGAAGGAAGTCGGAGATTTTCTGAAATCTCTGCCGAAAATCGGTGAAGACGTCTATGACTTTGCCAAACGATCGGAAGAATCATTTAAAGCCTTCGTTACGCCGGGTATGCTGTTTGAAGCCTTTAATTTTGATTATTTCGGTCCGATTAACGGACACAATTTAAATCATCTGATCGATATACTCGAAAACATTAAAAAACTCGATGGACCCGTGCTGCTCCACGTCACTACCAAAAAAGGAAAAGGCTATAAACCCGCTGAAAAAAATCCGATTTATTTTCATGGCGTAGGCTCTTTTGAAATCGAGACCGGAAACAGCGTTCCCACGAAAAATTCAATCCCAACGTATACCGAAGTGTTTGGTGACGTCATGGTCCGCCTGGCCCAGAAAGACAGCCGGATCATTGCGGTAACCGCAGCCATGCCGGAAGGGACCGGCCTGGGCAAATTCGCTTCCCTCTTTCCGGAACGTTTTTTTGATGTGGGGATTGCCGAACAGCACAGTGTCACGTTTTCAGCCGGAATGGCAGCCGAAGGATTCAAACCGGTGGTTGCGATATATTCGACCTTTCTGCAGCGCGCATATGATCAGATACTCCATGATGTGTGCATTGAATCCCTTCCGGTTGTCTTTGCCATTGACAGAGCCGGCATTGTTGGCGAAGATGGAGCCACCCATCACGGGCTGTTTGATATGTCGTATTTGAGAAGCATGCCGAATATGATCGTCATGGCGCCGAAAGATGAAAATGAATTATGCCGCATGATGGTGACCGCCCTATCCCATGAGGGCCCGATTGCTGTTCGATACCCCCGGGGACACGCAGAAGGGGTTTCCATTGACAGTGAGCTGGTACCGGTTCCGATTGGAAAAGGCGAGATACTGACCCATGGCCAGGATATAGTGATTCTGGCGATCGGCAGGCCCGTCCGGGACGCTTTGCAGGCTTATGATATGCTCAGCAGTCAGGGCATATCGGCAACGGTTGTCAATTGCCGATTTATCAAACCGCTTGATCAGGATCTGATCACCGGTCTGGTCAGAAAAATCCCGCGGGTAATAACGATAGAGGAACATGTCCGCCAGGGCGGGTTTGGAACGGCAGTGCTGGAATGTTTAACCGATGAAGGGCTGACCGGTTTTCATATCATCCGAATGGGTGTTCAGGATACTTTTGTTGAACACGGGCCTCAAAAACTGCTTCGATCCAGATATAAAATTGATGCGGATGAAATTGTAATATCAGCTGTAAGGTTAATGAAAAATGAGTTCAGTAAAAATAAGACTTGA